From the Glycine max cultivar Williams 82 chromosome 11, Glycine_max_v4.0, whole genome shotgun sequence genome, the window TGCATGAGGAAGCTAGTTGGACTCAAGATGTCTTGGGATCAAGGGCATTGGTTGGTTCTTTGCCATCCATTGGTGAGTAGCACATCCCACGCTGCAAAGCAAACAACTCAGTGAATGGCACCAAAATAACCACGAACTAGTTGAATTTGAAGCCATGTGGCGACATGGTGTGACAAAACCCCCGGTCTGCCACCCTTTGTCATTGTCAATGAATGGACTCCTACTGACCTTGAATGTTGAAACGGTCAAGTAACTGGGAAATACACACAGCTTTTACTTGAGAGATTGCACTCCTCGGATAAATTAAGATGTGCATCTAAATGTCAAGATTTTGCTTGTTTCACAGCCAAACTTGTATCTAGTCCATCATGCAGCTGACAAAAATCTCGTACAAAATACATTTTCTTCCACAAATTTGTTGTTTCCAATCCATTATAGATTGTCTTTGCCCCAACAAATGACCCAAATGCTTTCATGCCATTGTCTGTATATTCTGCCaaataacaaatttgatttaGCAATTTGCTAAAAGGGAATAAtacaacacacacaaaaattgtTAAAACTAAAGACCATCACCTCCGCAAAAGGTTTACATTTTTTCATGAACCAACACTAggcttatatttaattttttgcacTCTATTTAATACTTGTCTCCTTTAATCTCTCAAAAAAAACGAGCCCATAGAGTTTAGAATGGACGTATTGTGGTGGGGTTCGAAAGATTCTAAAACAGCACAAGAAGAAGGTTTACAACATTTACGCATCATGTTACATATAAAAAGCTCGAGaaacctgttcctgaaaaaaGTGAGAGTTGTTAATTAAGATGAAGGAGGAGAATGGGATAGAGGAACTGTGGAGGGAAGTGAGGGATTTGAGTTTGGGAAACGGCGGAAGAGTAGAGAGACTAGAGTCTCCACCAACCCCAGTTCAGTTCCTGAGAGACTTCATCACACCAAACAAGCCATGCATAATCTCCAACGCCATTACGCACTGGCCCGCACTCTCTTCCTGGACCAACCCTTCCCACCTCTCCCAATCCCTCTCCGGCGCCACCGTCTCCGTCCACCTCACCCCCACCGGCGCCGCCGACGCCCTCGCCCCTCTCCGCTCCTCCCTCTGCTTCGCCTCCGCGCACGTGCAGCGCGTGCCCTTCCCCCACGCCCTTGACCTCATCTCCTTTTCCGAGCCTTCCAAGCTAGTCGCTTACGCGCAGCAACAAAATGATTGCTTTCGCTCTGAATATTCGTCTCTTGCTGATGACTGTGACCCTCACTTTGGTTGGGCCACCGAAGCTATTGGCTCCGAACCCGAAGCTGTGAACCTCTGGATCGGTAATCAGCATTCCCGAACCTCCTTCCATAAGGATCACTACGAGAATCTCTACGCTGTTGTCACTGGAGAAAAACACTTCCTGTTGTTGCCACCTACTGATGTTCATCGCTTGTATATTCGTGACTACCCTGCTGCCACTTACTCATATTCTTCGGTATTTTCATCCCATCATTTTTTCattcaagaaaatataaattcagtGTTACTTTCATGCCATATGTTTCCATCATTTATATGTTAAATCACTAACAAGTTCTGAAGTTGTCAATCTGTTAATAAGTTCCATCTTTTGGAACTGATTTTGTATAGATTGAAACTCGAGCAGTTTCATCTTAGCAAAGTTGCCTGCTGTTGATTAAATCAATCATTAGGAGACTGGTTTGTTTAAACTGAAATTTTAAAGGACTATATCAAGTATAATTCATATTTACTTTGAACCAAATTgtgtatttctttcttttttttattcttctttcttGTTGATGGGGTGTGGGTTTTGCTATTAAAAGTGCTGCCTTTTGGAGTTGATTTCATTTGGGTGTTGTGGTTTGTAGGATACAGGAGAGTTCGATTTGGAACTTGAGAAGCCAACAAGGTATGTGCCTTGGTGCAGTGTGGATCCTTATCCTTCTCTGGAGACCATGGATAATGAGATGACCAAGTTTCCCCTGTACTTCAATGGCCCTCGGCCGTTTGAATGTACTGTGAAGGCTGGCGAGGTTCTCTATTTGTAAGATTCCCTTGTTTTGTATATGCATCATATGCATTTGTTTTAATGCTATGCTTTCTTTCTTCTGCTGGATATTCTTTATCATCTGAGACAGTAAATTTGAACCTGTGATTAGGTCACTGGGCATATggtgttaattaaaattacataactaTGTTATATTCCTAGTTAGTTGTTCATTCGTTATGCTTTTTGGTTAATCCGTTTTCTCTAATGCCTACTGAACTTTATGAATGCAGTGATTGTGATCCATTTTACTAGTTTACTTGAATAATCTCTTTTAAAGATCCTTGCCATGCATACTAATCACCTTTAGTGAATGATTCAATAATAGATTTTCTGGTTTCTTTTAGTGTTACAGGACTTCTAGTTGTTGAGAGAGGATCAGGGGAACCAAACTGATGAGCTATTGACTCTGACACAGTTCCTGCATTCCATGATTTGcacatcattttttataataaaatcagTTGCCTACTCAATTGCTTCAATTTAATGAAATGAGTGAATTATAGCTGATAGGCTAATGGTTCATGGCCACAGTAGCACAAACATTAAAATTCTGCATTTGATGCAGCAAATGTATTTCCATGTCCTGATAAAATTACTTCTGGTCAAtcatcaggaaaaaaaaaacttctagtCAACCATACAACATTTACTGAGGCTTGCTATCTAGAAATTTTTGCCATGCAACACGAGTGAATGCATGAATTTGGTGGTATTTTTGTTGATATTTTCTGTGTTAAGTGTTTCTGCCCTTCTCCCCCAAcccctaaaaaaaacaaaggagcGAGTAAGCATCCTCATTGCACGAGTGGCCTGATGTAGGGGGTACTTTCAACTTAATGGGAATATTTTGGCAACCTTGTTAGAGaacttttgtttttgctttatttgattgtatcaaattttttacttgaaagaaGAGTATTCTAAGTGGGAATTAACCCAGACTTCCAATTCTCTACCATCTTATTGTTGAGTATCCTTTCTGTAGGCCTAGTATGTGGTTCCATCATGTTAGACAGGGTGTGGATGACGGAGGATTAACTATTGCAGTAAATTATTGTAAGGACCAAGTCTTCTCTTTTCAGTTCCATGTCCAATTTTAATCAGAAATTTGATGATAGTTATACTTTATGCAGGGTACGATATGCAGTTCGACATTAAGTACGCTTATTTCAACTTCTTAC encodes:
- the LOC100786655 gene encoding bifunctional peptidase and (3S)-lysyl hydroxylase Jmjd7, with the protein product MKEENGIEELWREVRDLSLGNGGRVERLESPPTPVQFLRDFITPNKPCIISNAITHWPALSSWTNPSHLSQSLSGATVSVHLTPTGAADALAPLRSSLCFASAHVQRVPFPHALDLISFSEPSKLVAYAQQQNDCFRSEYSSLADDCDPHFGWATEAIGSEPEAVNLWIGNQHSRTSFHKDHYENLYAVVTGEKHFLLLPPTDVHRLYIRDYPAATYSYSSDTGEFDLELEKPTRYVPWCSVDPYPSLETMDNEMTKFPLYFNGPRPFECTVKAGEVLYLPSMWFHHVRQGVDDGGLTIAVNYWYDMQFDIKYAYFNFLQSIRYRSAPSAMISDKLSEEIDSDSDDYEH